A genomic segment from Oncorhynchus keta strain PuntledgeMale-10-30-2019 chromosome 7, Oket_V2, whole genome shotgun sequence encodes:
- the LOC127905936 gene encoding E3 ubiquitin-protein ligase TRIM39-like, with amino-acid sequence MASANNPQSEVQLICSICEEVLKKPVTTPCGHNFCMDCIREYWKNNVLCQCPQCKEKFPNISELQVNTQLSKMVDEFWNPFLVNNTSPQDQCLDYPREVSHDICVGREVKAVNSSFEASYCETPLELNQRVTTLRRQQHVENPEEHTCERHGRCLEFKTDYNTHNTLPLKVETRKNNVQLGKAEVQQMIQGRQQKVIEIRNSLQSSGINAGQEVENSCQIFRALMRSIERSQAELIEVISEKQKETKRLAEGLIKELEQEITDLKLLQSSPSLCTSPPTKDWSAIRVQSIENVGMVRKAVKRAGSQFEDALKSELKRLCEAELKVIQQWSVDVTLDPDTAHPNLTLSEDVKQLRHPGRRQNYPGNPERFFYFASILGKEGYSSGRFYYEVQVKGNTLWSVGVARESIKRTIYAAKPENGLWTIQQGKGNVYRACTTDPTPLSLSEKPQKVGVYVDYEDGEVSFYNAQAKSHIYSFTDCSFTEKLYPYFNLGVCGIDKMSAPLIISHVSQSD; translated from the coding sequence ATGGCATCCGCTAACAATCCTCAGTCTGAAGTGCAGTTAATATGCAGTATCTGTGAGGAGGTTCTCAAGAAACCAGTCACAACCCCATGTGGGCACAACTTCTGCATGGATTGTATCAGAGAATACTGGAAAAACAATGTCCTGTGCCAGTGTCCACAGTGCAAGGAGAAATTCCCTAACATATCTGAGCTACAAGTCAATACTCAATTATCTAAAATGGTTGATGAGTTCTGGAATCCATTTCTGGTAAATAACACAAGCCCCCAGGACCAATGCCTGGACTATCCTAGAGAGGTGTCCCATGATATCTGTGTTGGGAGGGAGGTCAAGGCTGTGAATTCTTCTTTTGAGGCCTCTTACTGTGAGACTCCCCTGGAGCTCAATCAGAGAGTCACAACCTTGAGGAGACAACAGCATGTAGAGAATCCTGAAGAACATACGTGTGAGAGGCATGGGAGATGTCTGGAGTTCAAGACCGACTACAATACCCACAACACTCTCCCTCTTAAAGTGGAAACCAGAAAGAATAATGTACAGTTAGGAAAGGCTGAAGTGCAGCAGATGATTCAGGGCAGACAGCAGAAGGTTATTGAGATCAGAAATAGTCTACAATCTAGCGGAATAAATGCAGGGCAAGAGGTAGAGAACAGTTGTCAGATCTTTAGAGCTTTAATGCGCTCCATTGAAAGAAGCCAGGCTGAACTCATTGAGGTGATTTCGGAAAAGCAAAAGGAAACTAAAAGGCTGGCTGAAGGGCTCATTAAAGAGCTGGAGCAGGAAATCACTGACCTAAAACTCCTCCAGAGCTCACCATCCCTGTGCACCTCTCCACCCACCAAGGACTGGTCTGCGATCAGGGTTCAGAGTATTGAGAATGTTGGCATGGTGAGGAAAGCTGTGAAGAGAGCTGGCTCTCAGTTTGAAGACGCACTGAAGAGTGAATTGAAGAGGTTGTGTGAGGCTGAGCTCAAGGTTATTCAGCAGTGGTCAGTGGATGTAACTCTGGACCCTGATACAGCTCATCCCAATCTCACTCTCTCTGAAGATGTGAAACAACTTAGACATCCCGGTAGACGACAAAACTACCCTGGCAATCCAGAGAGGTTCTTCTATTTTGCCAGCATCCTGGGAAAGGAAGGCTACTCCTCAGGAAGATTCTACTACGAGGTGCAGGTGAAGGGAAATACTCTCTGGAGTGTAGGAGTGGCCAGAGAGTCCATTAAAAGAACGATTTATGCAGCAAAGCCTGAGAATGGACTCTGGACTATCCAGCAGGGGAAAGGGAACGTCTACAGGGCCTGCACCACTGACCCTACCCCCCTCTCCCTGAGTGAGAAGCCCCAGAAGGTGGGGGTCTATGTGGACTATGAAGATGGTGAGGTCTCCTTTTACAATGCCCAGGCCAAGTCTCATATCTACTCATTTACCGATTGTTCCTTCACTGAGAAACTTTACCCGTACTTCAACCTTGGGGTTTGTGGCATTGACAAAATGTCAGCACCGTTGATCATCTCTCATGTGAGCCAATCAGATTGA